attatgacaactccaaatttttctctttgttttagtgtaacaaagtaaaactacatgaaaatgtttgcatttacaaactattctttgacaaaaaatgtaaataacaaatatgaacaaacagaaatgtctaaagagaagtacttgaaattaaaaaaaaaaacaaaaaacatattatgCGTGTTACTATTTCAAATGGTTTAATATGTCTGTATAAATCCAATCTGTACATTTTAAtgcacattcattcattcgtctTCAGAACCGCTTTATCCTCGGAGAGGGTCCCAGGTTTGCTGGAGTCTATGAGCAAATTTgagtgcacatgtgtaaatgataaattgaggcataacattttaaaactgcacttatttttcttaagaaatgacaggttgttcatgttactcattttttaaagaatagtttgtaaatgtaaatattttcatactgtaattctacctttttcattctaaaatttagaggaaaatttagagttgacattatttataggttattattttactgctctggtccccttgagatcatattgaggtgTATGTGGCCctcgaactaaaatgagttcaacacccctgctttaaaggttCAGAGTGTAATATtttgtgacatctagtggtgactTTGCAGCTGTGGCGGATGCTTAAAAAACCTAAGACAGTGTTTGTTTTATCCTTTTTGGATGAAAggatattaaccctcaaagacctagagctatttttgtggtgacctcCAAATCAATTCTTcccttcatttaaccctttctatgtgctttatcatcatttattatcttctgtatttctcAGCAAAAACAAGAATCTTCCAATATTTAACCTATAAGGACCCAGtgagacttttgtggcagttcccaaaataatttttctctgtttaatctttccaaagtgatttatcaccatttattatattattaccctctgaattttgcattttttcagtggaaatcatctattttcctatgtttaactaaatgataatgtagatgttcataaaacctctaaattcaaaggttattaaatcaaaacagaaaaaaaatgaagaaatagtgtctttttcagtccaatctgtcattaactgaacataaacccagtgtgtccacccactgtcatttatgaaactccatgggttttactggtgagtcaatcttgtagaagatgatggtgtttccacggtaactacagagcctctgaacgtccaaatgggtcatatctgatgaccatgaaaagatgacaaactgtattttacaccaattattgacatggaatgataggattagtggatcaacagtttagatcagtagatgcttttggtcgacggtggatgtttaggtcttgatgggttaatttACAtcagtcatgtagatgttcataaaacctcagagtaagtTCACAGGTTTTTATATCAGGACAGAAAAAGATGTAGAAAAGGTGACATTTTcaccaaaatctatcattaattgaacttaaaagcaaacatctccaaccactgtcattttactggtgaatcagtgttgcagaagatgatggtgtttccatgtttatgacggagcctctgaacatccaaacgggtcatatctgataccagtgaaaagctgacaaactgcattttaccatcATCTTATTCCACaatacaaacaaaccacaaattctGACCTATGTGTTCCctctttttgtgctttttttttaatcttactgTCAGCACTCAGGGTTTTAACTCTCCAgtcttaaaaacagtaaaatgcaaTTTCAATTTTATGCTCAATTTTATTGTCATGAAATTCCATTAAGTTTCATGAGAGCGGGTGCAGTAGTTTTTCAGTAATAATATTAAAAGGCAGTTGTGATCATATTATCCCCTTGGTGGAAGGGATACGAGGCTGCATGAAGCTTCTCTCTGAATGAAGATGGGATTATAGTGTTTGTTTAGCATGATATATTAAATCAAATTAACAGATAAAgatccaaatatacaccagtgtccaaaagtatctactgatctaacatgtttaataactgtagaaccactaatcttatcaatacatgtaaagaattagtgtaaaatacattttgtcatcttttcatggtcatcagatatgacccatttggacgttcagaggctccgtagtgaacatggaaacactgtcatcttctacaacacatgtcaaacatgtggcccgggggccaaatccggcctgccaaatggtccaattccacccttgggatgaatttgtgaaatgcaaaaattacactgaagatattaacaattaaggatgttaaaatcattttaggccatttcaatctaaaaataatcagatcagtaaaatactatcataattacctataaataatgaaaactatatttttctctttgttttagtgtaaaaaaaagtttcattacaCAAgagtatttatatttacagactagccttttacaaaaaatgtgaatatcttaaatgtcttaagagaagtatgtggaattttaataatattctccctgttatttaatgttttgtgtatttgtagatccactgtgatctctaagttgtgattcacatgtataaatgataaacaaaggtgtaatattgttaacattgcacttattttactaaataattttcaggttgttcatatttgttcatgttatgtttgagaacaattcatagatgtaaacattttcattacagaattaaaattttttcactcaaaagttattattttcttattatttatattattttactggtccggcccactttatatcatcaggctgtatgtggcccctgacctaaaatgagtttgacacccctgttctacaacattgattcaccagtaaaaccagtggcattggatcaatgacagtggatggacacattgggtttatgttcagttaatgagagattttactgataaagtcaatttttctcaagttttctctgtttttggtatgataaccctcaaatgtaagctcagcatgatgattagagtacatgatcaggaaaataaatataggaaaatatttgattttcactgaaatagaTGCAAAATGACGATATTATGATAAACAGTGATAACTCCCATAAGAAAGGATttagaaaatagagaaaaattaatatacGAACcctcacaaaagtagcactgggtctttcagggttaaaaaaGATCTGACAGAACAAGTTGATAACAAAATTATCaatctgaatttatttatttatgaattatggacagtgcatattaatgaacatctacaactactgcagctgtaaatatcccagattgtagcaacagtgctaatttccatctgtagtccctaaaaTGCATATACTGTCTCTGAATATTTAACAGGTGGTTGGTAATAGTTACAAATGTTAACATGTGAATAATGACAGATATAGCTCTAAGTGAAATTATTAGGCTCCAACAAATTATAAAgtaacataaaaaaatgtaagCAAAATATTTAACCTAACCTGCTTATTCAGTTTGTCAGACCTGCAAGAATATGAGATATGAGAGACATAAATACACAATCATGGTTCATAAAAAGTCAAGAGTCCACACAAAGAGCAGCTGTGTTATGTTTATTGTCACAATAACAACAAACTGAAATGACATTACCAGGAATATTTTCATTTGTCTATAAGTCAAACATTTCCTACGATACACAACATATCCAAAGTCTCTAGATAGATACAATCATAACGTACTTTAAAGCTACATATGGCACTACTGCACgtaatattttatttgtgtttaattgTAGATTCACAAACATCTTTATTAACAACAGGAAGGTGCATTTACACTTGTGCTTCAGTGTCATATTCAGTGTCAGCAGTCCACATATCCTAACcggtgcatgtttttttttgttttacaataCTGAATACACATAGCTATGCATACACAACGAGCACAACGCACAGGGACACAGTGCTGTGACTGCTGTCTGCATCCAGGACTGCTTAAATAATTCAAATGTGCAGGAAGGTTTTTGCACACAATGGCAGGCATAACCCCCACAGAACTGACATTCACTATGTCCACTACAACAAACGACTGTCACCATTTAATACACACAGAAAATCTACTCAGATCTGGAAGATTGAGAAAGTTACTTTAAGGGATACGTCCTCTCTTAAACAAAATGCAACATGCTTTTATGGAGTCACTTCATTCAAGGTATGCAAACACACAggattttactccaaaattaaaAATGCTAATACTTATCAATACACCGTTAAATATGCCAGAGAGACAagtctttactttttttgttAGAATAAGAGAATGTTGACAAAACGCAGGTAAGTTCACAAGATGTATGTATACAAACCTTTGTTCACCTCTTATGTGACTACAGTTAAAAAAAGCTATACCAAACCCCGTCTTAGACCATATAGTGTATCATTCACTGTGACTAGATCAAACCTGAATTTCTGAGTAAAATGCTGGAATTCATGTTTCTACCAATGGAAATTAGGTGTCTGCATTCACAAAAAGAAGATCATGGAAGTACCAGAGCTAAAGTGCTAAAGTACGCTGTCAGTAAATGTTCTGTTTCTGCACAGTGGATACAAAGGTATAGTCACATACTGAAATTCACTCCACAGAGGATGAAAATTCACTTACAGATATGCAGGTTTATAGAAACATTAAAATGCTCATGATTCAAACCATACCCAGATCATGATTTTAGTTGTCATTAGATATGTTTTTATATGCTAGATACGTTTAACTTGTAGCCATAAAGAATTATTACATTACAACTTTCTTCTTAACAGCCACAACTGGGCTGAAACAGCCACGAAACAGTCCCAACATATCCGTGAACTCCTCTGTCAAAGTGAGCTCTTTCTTTCCTGTTTGAAAGTCTCCATCTTGAAAGGGCGACCTGCTTCGCCTTAAGACTCCTTTCATTTCTGAACTTTACCGTTCATGTCATAAGCAGGAGGGATTTCAAAGCATTAAACAACACCGCGCCCATGGTTGCTTGTTGTAAAAGGAACATTTGTGCCTCTGTTTGCAGAGCACCATGCTGAAAGAATCGGCCTACATGCCTCCCTGTGGGCATGTCACCGTAGCTACACCAGGCCAGTCTGCATGTGGACGTGGAGCGGGTAGGGGTGATAGACGAGCGGGGGCTGGGCCTGAGTAATAAAGTAGCTGTTGTAAATCGGTTCTGTCATGTAAGGTGCTGGCTGATAGAAACAAGTGACGTTGGCCGTGTTGGGAATGGCGTTCTGTTCACCCAGAACCCTCAGCGCCAGAACTGTGATCATATTGAGCGTCTGTCTCCTCTCGTGTCCCATCAAACAGACAGTGCTTTCATCAATCACACGCCTCAACGTCATCAGGTAGTCGTATTTACTCGTCTCCTCGTTGCCAATGAAATGGCATTGGAGGTAGGCCTCAATTTTACGCTGCTGCTCACTGACGTCAGGAAAGTCAATGAAGAAGCGGGAGCACATGTAGCGCTCCAGAGACTTGATCTCGGTCTCGCTGGCTGGTCTAAAGTTCCGTACCAGCAGGTCGCTGTATTTCAGCAGCCCACCCCCTCGGATCTCCTCTGGGTTGTGGGTGGCAATGAGGCGGTTTCGGAGGTGATCCAATGCCTGGTTGAAGTCTCCGTACATACACTCTGCTTCCACTGTGAGGGTGGGTTCCCCAACTGCCCCGGTCCATGAGCAGGACCCTGGGACGGCCTCTGCTGGTTCACTTTTCTGTTCAGCAGCAGGTTCTGTGGATATGTTTGCTACACATGTGCTGCTTGGAGTCTCTGAGTCAGGAGGCTTCTTTGCATGTTTTGGCTTAACAGTTTGTTCAACATTTTCATGCGAGTCAGCTTCTTCCTGAAGAGCAATATCTGGGTTACATGGGGGAGTTGTGAGGGCTTCTGTATCTCCCAAAGTCTCTGGCCTGGAGTCTTGTACGCTGTCCAACAAAGCAGGCTTTTGCTGAAGTGGTTTGGGTATTTCTATGGGAGGAAAGAGCTGTGTTGTGAGATCTGACAAATCAGTCAGTAAAGACCATTTCTCAGGGAGCTGTTGCTTACTAATGAGTTTTCGTGACATTTTTCTTTGTAATTTCGGGGAGGGGCAGTAGTCTGGTACAATGTCCTGTGATGTGCTGCACGTTTTCTTCGCTGGAGGAGGAAAGGAGAATTCCAGATGTAAATCTTGTAAGCCTGAAGTGTTTTCAGTCCTCTGGATAACCGAGTCTACTTTAAACTGAGTAATGTCTTCATATTGGTCTATTTCCTTTGAGGCAGtcttttctgtgtgtgttctagATGGTGGCAGGGAGGCTTGTGATTCAGATAGCTCTTCATTACTCTGAAGCTTTAAGCACGCATGTATCATCGCAGGATCCCTGACTTCTGCAAATAGAGTTTTAGGAGATGAAACCAAAGGATAATCGCTATGGAACTGGCCTTTCTCCTCTACGTTTTCTTCACATAGCTCAAACACAATGTCCTCCTCTGAATTAACGTCCTCAATATCACCcacatcctcttcctcctgctcaggCGGCGACTGCAAGTTAACACTATCAGGCACTAAAACCTGCTCCTCCTCAGGCTTTCTGTCTACATTCTCAGCCTCTGCATATGACAGCTCATTCTCAAGCGCAGCAACAGCTTCATTCTTACATGGACTTTGTTCACTGGTTGCCATTTTGGAATCTTTCTCAGCATCTTCTTCTACTTCCTGAGGAATGGTTGCTTGCTCTTGCTCTTTGTTTTCATTCCCGTTGTCGGATTTTGACATGTTTTCAGAATTCAGCGACAAATTCACCCCCTGTCTCCTTTCGGTTTCCCAGTAAGACTCCAGCATTCGATCTAAAATAATCTGAAAGGAGTCCACGCTGAACTCGAACTGTCTTCGTAGGGAGCTGACAAACCTCAGCCCCACAGTTTTGGCTCTGTTGTTAGATAGAGAGATGAGGCTCCATCTATCATGCTCATTGAACACTTTGACCATCTTTTGCACATATGCCTCTTTCATTGTCAGGCAGGTGATTTTTCTTCTGTTAACTCCACAGGGGAGGAGGTCTCGGAGGCTGCCCAGCACCACCTCCTTAATCACCTGGAAATCCTCCTGTCTGGGCAGCTCCACTCCAAAAATGATGTCTAAATCTCTGTAGCCCAGACCGTTATCCCTCACCAGGACATGACTTGCAGTTGCACCGTTAAGGCGTATATCTTTAACCTGGATATCTCTTTCGACCAGCCGATCCTTCACCACACGGATGATGTCTTTAGCTCTCACCTGCAAAGTAGGAAAATTTCCACGCCCATGGATGGGGATGACTTCAGTCAAAACCTTGTCCAAAGCCTGGATTTGGTCAAGGGTTAAGTTATGGAACCTCTTCTCCGTTTGAAGCTCCATCAGCCTTTccttaaaaaaacataaacaaaacatgtaGCATTTATATCAAATAGCTCAGGTAATAAAGAATTAAAGTTTGAAGCAGTGCAACACAAAACAGACCctaaaatctaatctaaaaacCATCTTTTTAGAGTATCGTACTAATGGAGCAGCCTTGCCCTTTTCTCTGCTGTGTGAGCTGCCCTTTTCAAATggcaaatcaaaacattt
The Sphaeramia orbicularis chromosome 14, fSphaOr1.1, whole genome shotgun sequence DNA segment above includes these coding regions:
- the LOC115432703 gene encoding uncharacterized protein LOC115432703, encoding MELQTEKRFHNLTLDQIQALDKVLTEVIPIHGRGNFPTLQVRAKDIIRVVKDRLVERDIQVKDIRLNGATASHVLVRDNGLGYRDLDIIFGVELPRQEDFQVIKEVVLGSLRDLLPCGVNRRKITCLTMKEAYVQKMVKVFNEHDRWSLISLSNNRAKTVGLRFVSSLRRQFEFSVDSFQIILDRMLESYWETERRQGVNLSLNSENMSKSDNGNENKEQEQATIPQEVEEDAEKDSKMATSEQSPCKNEAVAALENELSYAEAENVDRKPEEEQVLVPDSVNLQSPPEQEEEDVGDIEDVNSEEDIVFELCEENVEEKGQFHSDYPLVSSPKTLFAEVRDPAMIHACLKLQSNEELSESQASLPPSRTHTEKTASKEIDQYEDITQFKVDSVIQRTENTSGLQDLHLEFSFPPPAKKTCSTSQDIVPDYCPSPKLQRKMSRKLISKQQLPEKWSLLTDLSDLTTQLFPPIEIPKPLQQKPALLDSVQDSRPETLGDTEALTTPPCNPDIALQEEADSHENVEQTVKPKHAKKPPDSETPSSTCVANISTEPAAEQKSEPAEAVPGSCSWTGAVGEPTLTVEAECMYGDFNQALDHLRNRLIATHNPEEIRGGGLLKYSDLLVRNFRPASETEIKSLERYMCSRFFIDFPDVSEQQRKIEAYLQCHFIGNEETSKYDYLMTLRRVIDESTVCLMGHERRQTLNMITVLALRVLGEQNAIPNTANVTCFYQPAPYMTEPIYNSYFITQAQPPLVYHPYPLHVHMQTGLV